A single Bremerella cremea DNA region contains:
- a CDS encoding putative metallopeptidase → MKRSSSPKRKKSTVSAKAAARKPGRVAVKSSLGRVRLQQSVGRRGFDFTYAMRLLVNDMVGRMPELSHIDMSRVAVAMVQARVDSSHGIFATLTPMRFEQGARHTTRRGRKYGVQTLFDEHGREMLYILSFYLPRFQNMDFSEKMITIFHELWHISPNFDGDIRRHPGRCYAHSSSQKEYDEHMAVLSAKYLMKKPSPQLFQFLEVDFSKLYANSGGVYGVKIPRPKLIPVSA, encoded by the coding sequence GTGAAGCGATCGTCAAGCCCGAAGCGAAAGAAGTCGACGGTTTCCGCAAAGGCAGCGGCGAGAAAGCCTGGGCGTGTGGCTGTGAAGTCTTCGCTTGGGCGGGTTCGTTTGCAACAGTCCGTTGGTCGCCGTGGTTTTGATTTTACCTATGCCATGCGGTTGCTAGTGAATGATATGGTTGGGCGAATGCCTGAGCTATCCCATATCGATATGAGCCGTGTCGCTGTGGCCATGGTTCAGGCTAGGGTTGATTCTAGTCACGGGATTTTTGCTACGCTCACTCCGATGCGGTTCGAGCAAGGAGCGCGGCATACCACACGACGCGGTCGTAAATATGGTGTGCAAACGTTGTTCGACGAGCATGGTCGGGAGATGCTCTACATACTGAGCTTCTATTTACCCCGATTTCAGAACATGGACTTCTCAGAGAAGATGATCACCATCTTCCACGAGCTATGGCACATAAGTCCGAATTTTGATGGAGATATCCGTCGTCACCCAGGCCGCTGCTACGCCCACTCTTCCTCGCAGAAAGAGTACGACGAGCACATGGCGGTTCTGTCGGCTAAGTATCTGATGAAAAAGCCTTCTCCGCAGCTTTTTCAGTTTCTGGAAGTCGATTTCAGTAAGCTATACGCCAACAGTGGCGGAGTCTATGGCGTGAAGATTCCGCGACCAAAGTTGATTCCCGTTTCGGCTTAG
- a CDS encoding bL17 family ribosomal protein, producing MRHLKKGRRLGRSSSHRKALFRNMASSLLLTERPDDVNESYYLYSDYLPSDTPSTGHNTPKIKGRIVTTVQKAKELRPYVEKVITIAKGALPHLKEAQQYATTAKPATDEYRKWRESEDWQKWNAAMAPALAARRRAVALLGNQRAVEILFDEVAPRFVDRDGGYTRILKLAKPRLGDAGMQAILEFVGNERDRVKTEAERPAFDSDEEASPAPAAPAEEAAAPEGEVAENQTEESPAEEATEEKKQEG from the coding sequence ATGCGACACCTCAAAAAAGGTCGACGACTCGGACGCTCGTCCAGCCACCGCAAGGCCCTGTTCCGCAACATGGCTAGCAGTTTATTGCTGACAGAACGTCCTGATGATGTCAACGAAAGCTATTACCTCTATAGCGACTACCTTCCTTCGGATACGCCGTCGACCGGTCATAACACTCCGAAGATCAAAGGTCGTATCGTGACGACCGTACAAAAGGCGAAAGAACTTCGTCCTTACGTTGAGAAGGTCATTACGATCGCTAAGGGTGCGTTGCCGCACTTGAAGGAAGCGCAGCAGTACGCAACGACTGCCAAGCCAGCGACCGATGAATATCGCAAGTGGCGTGAAAGCGAAGATTGGCAAAAGTGGAATGCCGCGATGGCTCCTGCTCTTGCTGCCCGCCGTCGCGCTGTTGCTTTGTTAGGGAATCAACGTGCCGTTGAAATCCTGTTCGACGAAGTGGCACCACGCTTTGTTGACCGTGATGGTGGCTATACTCGCATTCTCAAACTGGCCAAGCCACGTTTGGGTGATGCTGGGATGCAGGCCATTCTCGAATTCGTAGGTAACGAACGAGATCGCGTGAAGACCGAAGCCGAACGTCCTGCGTTCGATAGTGACGAAGAAGCGTCACCTGCACCTGCGGCTCCAGCCGAAGAGGCAGCTGCACCGGAAGGTGAAGTGGCTGAAAACCAGACGGAAGAATCTCCGGCTGAAGAAGCTACCGAGGAAAAGAAGCAGGAAGGTTAA
- a CDS encoding DNA-directed RNA polymerase subunit alpha, with translation MHIRWRGLELPSAVTCETETLSSNYGKFIAEPFERGFGATIGNSLRRILLSSLEGAAVTQIKVRGAQHEFTSIPGVVEDMTDIVLNIKSVVVKKHSEMTKVITIEKQGPCEITGADIQCDPDVEIINKDLHICTVTGEIPFMMEMVVESGRSYVPSTEHSSAEHEIGIIPVDAVFSPVTRVRYTVEETRVGQKTNYDRLILEIWTDGSAHPEMALVEAAKILRKHLNPFVQYNELGATINMPSRSTPSGLDPVMEAKLNMSLAELHLSVRAGNCLESENIHTVRDLVRRTEDQLMEVRNFGETTLTEVREKLKEYGLHLGMRVPPAASPMH, from the coding sequence ATGCATATTCGATGGCGTGGGCTGGAATTGCCGAGTGCGGTCACTTGCGAAACCGAGACCCTCTCCTCCAATTACGGCAAGTTCATCGCTGAACCGTTTGAACGCGGTTTTGGTGCTACGATCGGAAATAGCTTGCGTCGGATCTTGCTCTCGAGCCTCGAGGGCGCAGCCGTTACGCAAATTAAAGTCCGTGGCGCTCAGCACGAATTTACAAGCATCCCAGGCGTTGTCGAAGACATGACCGACATCGTCCTGAACATCAAGTCGGTGGTTGTGAAGAAGCATTCGGAGATGACTAAGGTCATCACGATCGAAAAGCAGGGTCCCTGCGAGATCACCGGTGCCGACATCCAATGCGATCCTGATGTCGAAATCATCAACAAAGATTTGCACATCTGCACCGTCACCGGCGAAATTCCATTCATGATGGAAATGGTCGTCGAGTCGGGCCGTAGCTATGTTCCTTCGACCGAACACAGTTCGGCGGAACACGAAATCGGTATTATCCCGGTTGACGCAGTGTTCAGCCCGGTAACACGTGTTCGTTACACCGTGGAAGAAACGCGTGTTGGTCAGAAGACGAACTATGATCGCTTGATCCTTGAGATTTGGACTGATGGTTCGGCTCATCCGGAAATGGCCTTGGTGGAAGCCGCCAAGATCTTGCGGAAGCATCTCAATCCATTCGTTCAATACAACGAATTGGGCGCCACCATCAACATGCCGAGTCGTTCAACTCCTAGCGGGTTGGACCCGGTGATGGAAGCGAAGCTGAATATGAGCCTCGCCGAATTGCATCTTTCCGTTCGAGCCGGTAACTGTCTCGAATCGGAAAACATCCACACGGTTCGCGACTTGGTTCGCCGTACCGAAGATCAATTAATGGAAGTCCGTAACTTCGGTGAAACGACTCTGACTGAAGTTCGCGAGAAGCTGAAGGAATACGGCTTGCATCTCGGTATGCGAGTGCCTCCGGCCGCCAGCCCGATGCACTAA
- the rpsK gene encoding 30S ribosomal protein S11 has protein sequence MAKVVKRKTRRNVQQGVVHIKATFNNTQVTITDSKGDTLCWASSGTCGFKGSRKSTPFAGQCAAQQAAEKALKFGLREVDVRVNGPGSGRESAITALASAGLTVKSIEDCTPIPHNGCRPPKKRRV, from the coding sequence GTGGCTAAGGTCGTAAAGCGAAAGACGCGACGTAACGTTCAGCAAGGGGTTGTTCATATTAAGGCAACCTTCAACAACACCCAGGTGACCATCACCGATAGCAAGGGTGATACGCTGTGCTGGGCGAGCTCCGGAACTTGCGGCTTCAAGGGAAGCCGCAAAAGCACTCCGTTCGCCGGGCAGTGTGCCGCTCAGCAAGCTGCTGAAAAGGCATTGAAGTTCGGTCTGCGGGAAGTTGACGTCCGAGTGAACGGACCTGGCAGTGGTCGCGAAAGTGCAATCACGGCATTGGCTTCTGCCGGTTTGACGGTCAAGTCAATCGAAGATTGTACCCCAATCCCGCACAACGGTTGCCGTCCTCCGAAGAAGCGTCGCGTCTAA
- the rpsM gene encoding 30S ribosomal protein S13: protein MPRLLGVDIPNDKKTWISLTYLYGVGPAVARELCVKVGIDQDRPASEIHEDELSRLAGLLESEYTVEGPLRRQLSQNIQRLNRITCYRGLRHRRGLPVRGQRTRTNARTRKGPKKTVAGKKGVKDLR from the coding sequence ATGCCACGTTTGCTCGGTGTGGACATTCCCAACGATAAAAAAACCTGGATTAGCCTGACGTACTTGTATGGCGTCGGTCCGGCTGTTGCACGCGAACTTTGCGTGAAGGTAGGTATCGATCAAGATCGGCCTGCTTCCGAAATTCATGAAGATGAATTGAGCCGCTTGGCTGGTCTGCTGGAAAGTGAATACACGGTTGAAGGTCCTCTTCGCCGCCAACTTTCGCAGAACATTCAGCGTCTCAATCGCATCACCTGCTACCGCGGTCTTCGTCATCGACGTGGTCTTCCGGTTCGTGGTCAACGGACTCGTACCAATGCTCGTACCCGTAAGGGACCGAAGAAGACCGTCGCCGGTAAGAAGGGCGTGAAGGATCTCCGTTAA
- the rpmJ gene encoding 50S ribosomal protein L36, whose protein sequence is MKVRASVKRICDKCKVVRRRGRVYVICENARHKQRQG, encoded by the coding sequence ATGAAGGTAAGAGCCAGCGTTAAGCGTATTTGCGACAAATGCAAAGTCGTCCGCCGTCGCGGTCGAGTATACGTCATTTGCGAAAACGCACGCCATAAGCAACGCCAAGGTTAA
- the map gene encoding type I methionyl aminopeptidase codes for MITLRSQREIEKMQVAGQLVRQAHRTVAALIRPGITTGELDKAVDDLFADAEAIPLFKGVPGKVPFPAATCISVNDEVVHGIPGDRVLKEGDVVSVDTGAKIGGWCGDSAWTYAVGTISDEAAKLLEITERALQIAIELLPVKKRWSQVAKEMQHEVESAGFSVITTLVGHGIGKTMHEDPQVPNYDSREFRKNGDFDLRPGLVLAVEPMVAVGRQDLYLHSDGWTLSTKDKSLTAHFEHTLALTSSGVRILTGEDPS; via the coding sequence ATGATCACGCTTCGCTCGCAGCGCGAGATCGAGAAGATGCAAGTCGCTGGCCAGCTTGTTCGCCAGGCGCATCGAACGGTTGCCGCGCTCATCCGACCAGGTATTACCACTGGGGAACTTGATAAAGCGGTAGATGATTTGTTTGCCGACGCGGAAGCGATTCCGTTGTTTAAAGGGGTCCCAGGGAAGGTCCCTTTCCCGGCGGCGACCTGTATCTCGGTGAACGATGAAGTCGTACATGGAATACCTGGCGATCGCGTGCTGAAGGAAGGGGACGTGGTCAGTGTCGATACTGGCGCGAAGATCGGCGGCTGGTGCGGCGATTCGGCTTGGACTTATGCCGTCGGGACAATTAGTGACGAAGCCGCCAAGCTGTTAGAGATAACGGAGCGTGCCCTGCAGATCGCGATTGAGCTTCTACCGGTGAAAAAACGGTGGAGCCAGGTTGCTAAAGAAATGCAGCACGAGGTCGAATCGGCAGGTTTTTCCGTGATTACGACGCTCGTAGGGCACGGAATTGGGAAAACGATGCACGAGGACCCTCAGGTTCCCAATTACGATTCGCGAGAATTTAGGAAGAACGGAGATTTCGATCTTCGTCCCGGGCTGGTATTGGCGGTTGAGCCAATGGTGGCCGTAGGGCGACAAGATTTGTATCTCCATTCCGACGGATGGACCCTATCGACCAAAGATAAGAGCTTGACTGCCCATTTCGAGCACACGTTGGCTTTGACCAGCAGCGGAGTGCGAATTTTGACCGGCGAAGACCCTTCGTAG